The following is a genomic window from Halichoerus grypus chromosome 5, mHalGry1.hap1.1, whole genome shotgun sequence.
GCCTTTTGTCTCAGCCATCCTGTTGCCCCTTCAATAACTTGTTTCATGAAAGAACATTATTTTGGAAAATCAAAAATGATTCTTCTGCTCAATTCAGGTGGTCATTACAGATGCAGGATTTTGAAAGATTCCAATCATAACTCTTAATTCCTTCATGTCTTAAAAGATTAAATGGGgtttttaagattataaaatagatatagtaatgaacattttaaaattaataaatggattTCTACCCTgaactttgaaatatttgtttagatCATCTTCTACTAATTAATTGCATTAGATTAACTAGGCAGACTATACGACAGGAAAAAACCAGCTTCTCAGACATGTGCTTGAGGACTGTGAGAAATGAACGCAGAGAGAATGAAGGGGCAGATGCTTATCTCCAGTCAGGGTTCCAGCTCCTTTCAGGCAGTAGTCAGTAAGGAATAGGAAGGATGCCATCTGTCATTCCTCAGTAATCAACCCTGGCATTTAGCTGCAGCCCTATTTTAGACCCCATGCTTTTTTAGATGCTTCAAATTGAATGCCCCGTGAACCTCGACTGGATAAAGAAGCCGTGATGGTGGATAAAACTACAGATTCTTAAAAATCTAGAAATCGAATATAAGTGTAAATTGCTAATGCATTCCAAGGTTTTGCTCCACGGCACATATCTATAGCGTATAGGTTTCAAATGTATAAACACCTTAGATAGGGGGATGATATGAGTTTATTCTGCTTCTGCATACTTCCCAAAGGTGAAAACACAAATATAGCAGGGTTAGCTCCAACCTCACGGGAAGATGTTATCTATCTCTTTGCCTAAATGCAATTTTTAGAACACAGAATagctcattttaatttctaaaaataatctgAAGCCTATAGGCAATGgcattaaaagcatttttaaaaattttctgatgATTGACAAAAACATCACAGAAAAATCTTTGATTTCCCCTAATAGCACCAAGAGATCCTGTTCCTATCAATTACAGAAGccataaagaaaagttttaagaagTTAAAACTTTACCATAATGAGGTAAGTACCAAtatgggcttttttgtttgttttttatttttttttatttttttttattttttattttatttttatttttttaagattttatttatttatttgagagagagaatgagagagagagcatgagaggggtgagggtcagagggagaagcagactccctgctgagcagggagcccaatgcgggactcgatctagggactccaggatcatggcctgagccgaaggcagtcgcttaacaaactaagccacccaggcgccctttgtttgttttttaaaaattgtggtaaaatacacataacataatatttgctatcttaaccatttttaagtgtatagtttagtagtattaagaatatttacattgttgggacgcctgggtggctcagtcggttaagcgtctgccttcggctcaggtcatgatcccagggtcctgggatcgagtcccacattgggctccttgctcatcggggagcctgcttctccctctgcctgccgcttcccctgcttgtgctctctctctctctctctgacaaataaataaataaaatctaaaaaaaaaaaaaagaagaatatttacaTTGTTGAGCAACCAttccccagaactttttcattttgcagaacTGAAACACTATGCTCATTAaccaactccccatttcccccttcccccagcccctggtaactaccattctactttttggtctctatggatttgactcCTCTAGATATCTCCTATAaggtctttttgtgactggtttatttcacttagcataatatcctcaaggttcatccatggtgtagcATGTGAtagaatctccttccttttaaaggctaaataatatttcatgtataaatcacattttgtttagccatttTTCTGTTAATGGATATTGGattgcttctaccttttgactcttgtgaacaatgctgctgtgCACATGAGTGTTGTACCAATATTTTTATCTGAGAAGAATCATTTCCTCTAGAGGTACTCTTGTTTCCTTGGAAATAAAAGTTCCTACTTGAGCCAGGGTCTGTTCGAAAATACTGTAAGGCCTCCCTTAGTCTAACCCATCAAAATAACTCAGCTTATGGAATAAAGCCAATACCCATAAAGTTGAAATATTCTTGTAGACTAGAACAAAGCTGAAGATAAGAGACTACACAAGACACTGAAAATACGAAGTGGCACAAGTATGGAGTTTGGTGTGACCTACCACTCTTTCTGTGGCTCAGGGAAAATCGTTTCATATTCTCAGTCTCCGCTatcccatctctaaaatggggtggatatattttaatttccttgtctcTAAAGATTTGAAACCTTACTGATTTGAGATATTATATAACACACAGATGGCAGAGGTCTGACAGTTTTCATTACTATTGctgagctctgtgagggcaggaacTGGGTGCTCTTTGCATTACCATCCCTAGTGCCTGACAGTGCTGGGCACGGGGTTAAGTACCTGTAAGTGTTTGTTGACTGATGGATATTTACCATGGGGATTCGGACCTTCCTCTAATAAAGTTAGAAAGCTTGCATGACGCAGGATTGCTTTGATGTTAGGTTTGATATCTGAaactatttataaattataattcataTGTATGAAATCTGTTTCTCTTAGCGATTTTGGAATGTGAGTTTATTGCTGAACACCACTGTTTTCTAAAAGAGAGAAGTTTCCATAGAATATTCCAGAGATCCGTTGCCTAACAATCTTGCCTTCTCTCCGTTTTCCTGTGACTGAAACAGAAGTTCAAATGAAAAGCTCTATTATGCTAGAATGGTAAAAGCAATATATTTGCAGATGTACTTGGTTTCTTTTTGACCCATTTCTGGAACTAATTTTGCATGGCACTGTACTGAGCTAAAAATGCTTTTCTATTTCTAGGCTTTCTTCTTAGGATGCATTGACTCCTTGGATCCTTACAAGTCGTGGATGTTCCTCTTAGAAATAAGGCCATTCCTACTCCTGTCCAATACATGTCCATGGAATTGGTCATCTCcaaacatcatcatcattatcttcATCATAGCTACAATGAATTGGCAATTCCAGGAGAAAGATGCAAGGCTAAAGCGAACTTTTATCTAGCATAGTTTTATGTAGCATAACCTGGGCGCTTCGAGGGTAGAGAGGAGCTCACTGTCTGCCTCAGTAACAAATGGCTGAATTAAAGGAggaggtactttaaaaaaatgtcccaCATGATACTTATACATCATTTCCTCTTAGATCAGCGATAATGAAGCAAATCCAGCTAATTGATAGTAGCTGTCTGAGGAAGTATAGAAAAGGAATCTGATGCTTTGTTCAGGcttaggaggagaaaaaaaatgccaggaCTGTTGGGCAGCTTCTGCTATGAATAaaggggtgggagtgggcaggCAGGTGGAAACACAGGTACTTACTGTCTGTTTTCCCTGCTTTAAATGCTGCCCTTGGTGTTCCCTCTAACTGGATTTACCTATAAAGGAATGGCTCACTCTGCCTGGCTGCCAACAGGAGGACTTGATCTTGAATGTGCCCAGTACGGAAATTCTTTCCTTACAGCCTGCAGTGAGAAATGACCTGTCACAGCATCTATCTATTCAAATGCGATATTGCAGTAAAAGTAGCTATTTATCAACCTGCTTTAGCAATACTGTTTCGGAACTACAATTTCAAAATGCAGTGAGGGCCAGAACTAAGCCCTCTAAAGGACAAGCTTTAAATTGGCTATCAGTGATCTTATATATGTAACCAGTTATACTGTGACTAGAAAAGACTGATTGCATTCATCCTAATAGCCAATCCACGACCCAGTTGATCCAGATTGTGGTCATCTAAATGATCCATTCTGAACATTGTACAATCGATCCTAAGTACAGCAGGACCACAAGATGAATCCCACGCTATGgacacttttattatttattattactataagTGTATTCCTACTCCTGTTTTTCCTATTCCTAAATAATGTCCTATTCCTAAATAcgaataataaagaatatttattggtAACACAAAATCATTTAacttattttgatgtatttagACCTGTGAAGAAAGTAATGGGAGTTAGGAAGAGCCTTGTAAGAACAGATGGGTTCCTCAGGAGGAAGAGTGAGGGAAAATCATTTAGGAAGCAGAAGATAGCAGTTGGTAAAGGATGAGAAAAGTGGTATGGCACTTCTAAAATAACAGTGAAAAGAATGAATTTCTTGAATATGTGGAAAATAACGAAAGGCAAAACTCTTCCCAGAATACCGGATAGCACCTGGAAAAGACTTGTAAAGAAAAGTGACCTTTCATGTGCTATTTCTGGCATTTTGTGTTTAGTCATGAAGTAAATTCTAGTGTATGTGGCTTGAAATTTTAATGGAAGAGGCTTACTATGGGCAATAGTGAATGACACTTGGCAGCAGTGTTTTCtcacttttagttttctttttctgccaatCGTCCTGAAGTCTAAGGGGTTTTTTGGGTCAGTTCCTGGACCCaaactaaaatttcatttctcaactaggtaagattttattttctgttggttTAAATCCTGTATGCTGCCTGCCAGATTAAGTCATCTAGCTTCTAATTTTTGTTAGCTCCTAAAAGTTTGGGGAAATTCACAAGGACAATATTATCTAAGAAGTGATGATTTCCCCCCAAGGCAAATCAGCTCATTCTTCAAGAGCTTCCATAGAAACAAGGATGTGCAAAGGTATTTTAATGCAGAATATCTttgaaaagatgcaaaaaaaaaaaaaaataagagttctgGGATGTCTTTTATTTGTCAAGTAGCTTGACCACAGAACTGAAAGTAGAAAAGTGGCTTGTGCTTAAGACCACATTTCTGACTGGCTGTGCTAGTCACCAAATGGGGGATAACTCAGGTCTTTCACATAGGGATTGGTTTCTTGGGTACTGTCTAGTCTTAATTGGGCCTTCGTTCGCATTTAATTTAAGTTTGTTCTGTTAGTTTCAAGCATTTTTTATCCTTTGTGGAGTTGAAGACCATTTAAACAGAGATTCCCTCACCCCATTTAACCATAAAGAGTTGGGAGCCCTTACTCAAAAAATGGGCCCGGCACTGTTCTGGATGACAAAGACTAATGGAAACTGCCTTCCAGATACAGTTAGACTCAAAAAGGAGCATAGTCAATGGTTGTAATACCTGGAAACAAAGGCTAGTGACACTATGTTCTGAGTTCCCAAGAGCACTGAGGATGGAGAGTGTGAGGAATGTTCGCAGGGGAGGGGATGTTTGAAAGAGACTTGGGAGGGGCCCGGGAGTAAGAGTTTGTCAGGTGGGGACAGGAAAGGGCTTTGTCGGTGGAGAAAATAGCATGTACCGACACATGGAGTCCTAGGCCAGAACACTGGCTGTCGGTACCATAAGAGAAAAGTCCTTCTGAAATTTGGCACCACGTGTCCCTTTGCCGCGGATTGAGCAGTGTGTGTCATCTGCATGCTAGAAACCTGGTCAGAAATTGCTCATCAGTTGCACAGCTGTCTCTTCCAACTCTTGCATGTTCACAGAAGGAAAGCCCAGGTTCTGAATTGGCCTCTGCATGCCCTTCTGGAGGTGATTTTACGTCTTGGCAGCTGAGGGCCCTTTTCTGAGCATCTGTATTCTATAATCATCAGTTTTTAGGCAAGTACATGTTTTGCAGGATGAACCAGAGGAGAAAACAATCTGTACAACATGAGACAGATCTAGTAGTGAAATGGCAGAATAGTGATCGTTCCTCCGCCATCTGTGGCATCAGAATGAAAATGACAGCTTCTCCGTGTACGACGTCAGGCTGCTCCCTGCTTTTCTACTTTATGAGTCAGAGGACATAACTAGTCTTTGTTCGTACTATGCTCTGGCATATTTGTTTTCAGCTTCAGTCTGGATAATTGCTGCTTTTTCAGTCTGAAGGAACTAGCCCTGAGAAAAGAATTATTCATTCAGCAGCATTCCTTCTAGGGAATTTGGAGAGATGATATAAGTAAATAACTGACTAGTGGGTCTTTGAAAATTCAAATTGCCTGGTCCATTTAGAGACACCCATTAGAGAATTTGCAACTGTTGCTTTATAGACTGTGCATTATTTACTTTCTTACTCTTACACccacatttaagaaaaattttttaacatttcaaataatGCTCTTCCAAAAGCTATTCAATTATCAGATATTAAAAAATTTCTGACATAGTGACCCCCGCAGTTCCACTCCTAAttatatacctaagagaaatgaaaacatatggtCACATATAAACTTgtccatgaatgttcatagcagcattactcataatagcaaAATGTGTAAACAACCCAAAGTCCAGCAACTGATAGATatacaaaatgtgttatatcTATGTAGGAATGGAATGCTAtgtggcaataaaaaaaaaattagcgaGGTActgatacatatatacaatgacatggatgaaccttgaagacattctgctaagggaaaaaaagccagacacaacaaccacatgttgtatgattccatttatatgcaatatccagaataggcaaatctatggagacagaaagtagattagagatTGActggttggggcgggggggtggtgaggTTGGGGGAGATGAGAAAAggggggagtgactgctaatgaatgggtctggggtttctttttgggatgttgaaaatgttttaaaattagattgtggtgatggttgcacaattctgtgaatatactgaaaaccactgaagtGTTTAGTTGACCCTCAAACAACATGGGTTTAAACTGCGCGGGTCCACTTACGTGCAgatatttttcagtaaatacgGTACAGTGCtataaatggattttcttttccttatgattttcttaataacatttccttttctctcgcttactttattttaagaatgcagtatataatacatataacatacaaaatgtgttaatcTACTGTTCATGTTACActaaagcttctggtcaacagtaggctactagTAGTTAAGTCTTGGGGAAGTTAAAAGTGATACAAGGGGTTTTGACTGTGCAGAGTGGAGTGGTTGGTGCCCCTAATACCTGTGTTATTCAACAGTCAATTGTACTTTAAGTGGGTGAAATTTAGGATATatgaaataaatcttaataaagttGTAAAATATACCCCAGCATAccaagtataaatatttatattattggaCAGATAGTGACAGTTTTGTGTACTGATACTTTGATACATCCTTGCAGAATTTAGCACAACACAGTGGAAAGAGTCCTGGACTGCCATCAGGAGAGCTAGATTCTTGCGCTGGTTCTACTGCTAGTGTGCTGCATGCATGAGCCTAGGCAAGTTCCTTATGCCTGGACCTTGAGTTCTTTATGAAGTAAGGAAGTGACTTAGAGCTCTGAGCTGTCTTTCAGTTTATGTGTTTGTACAGTAAAGCATATAAATACTGGGGCAGTTTTGGAGCCCTGGCTTTATCCCTGACTGTTTGAGTATAACCAAAGTAGTGGGGTTTTCAGAAGCCACCTGGCTAGCAGTCCTTCCCTCGATCATGTTCAGGTTCGTCGTGTCAGGTAAAGTATATGTAGAGCAGGGTTTTCAACCCCAGCATCATTGGCATGTTAAGCTGGATAATTCTTCCCTTTGGAGGGGTGTCCTGTCCATTGCAGGATTTTAGCAGCGACTCTGACATCTGCCCACTTGATAGCATCTCTTCCTCAATCAAAATGTCTCCAGTCTTTGCCACGTATCACCTGGAGAACAGAGTCGTCCCCCGTTGAAAACCCCTGGTATAGAAGATGCTAGAATAACAATATGAAAATAACTAAAAGGATATGCTGTCTACCTATGAAGAACTAATAAGTTAACGTATCTGCAAAAAATATCATTTGGGGGTCTTTGATTTTTCAGATGATCAGGAGATGAGAAAGGAagaccttttgttttgttttgctgacaTTTACCGTGTTTATTAAAGTCACATTTAATCGACGGTAGTCATGGATTggagaaaagcagagaaggaTTAGTCTAAGAGCTATCAGATCTTCTTTAGAATAAGACAGGGTGTCAGTAAATAcatacagacattaaaaagaaataagaaaaaaaaaatctaagaagaaGGTGTAGGAATTGAGGGCAAGAGAACTGGGAGATACCTCCACTGACTTCTTGGTTCTTTCTGTGTAAGATGTAGACTATCCTAGATGTGTTCTTCCTTGTATCTCCTGTTCAAAGCTCAAAGCTGTGAATTAGATAAGTTCTTTCTCTAGAGAGAGAATAGAAGAAAGCTAGAAACTGAAATCCAGACAGCCAGTGAAGTCATCGTTCTTCTCCAAACTGATCTGAAACTGTTTCTAGCGGGTCTACAGTGGGAGTTCCAAACTTCACCTGTTCTCAAAGTATAAATGTGCCGCTTGCCCTGCAGTCTCTGAAATTCTTGCTCTTCTTGCTTTTCTATACAGActaaaaattttacataattgTATTGGGTtgcattatttaataaataccacATGAAATATTTACACTGTGTTTCTAAAGATAAATTATTCATATCTCCCAACACATTTTTGGAACAGGTAAAATAGGAGATTAGAAGTTATCTGAAAGAGGAAATTTCTATGATGGGCATAGGGCTAAATCCTACTTAAAAGTAGAGGTGAAAGTGAAATACTCGTGAGTGTCTTTGACAAAGTATATTTATAGTAGGGTatataattatcatataattatatgtaaatataattacataattatatttatagtAGGCTATAGTAAttaatttcattactttttctaCACTAAAATTGCCAGATAGTTACCTGTGTCTGCTTTAGAAACTAGAAACACGTCTGTGTAAGTTTTGCGATATGCTGTTCCTACTCAGCTGTGGAAAATGAACACAAAGATTTTAATCAGGGTGTATTTTAATGCAATTGTTGGATGATTCTTTGCTCTGAGTGCCTATAGCTAGCCATTTTTATGCAGaactgaaaatatgttttatgagACCTGCTTTTGATTCAATATATTAGAAGGATTTTCAAGGCCTTTGAACCAAGATTATTAATTCATAATGGTTTTTCCTTGGTTGGCTACATTAACAGTATGTGTTGTTTTAGTAAGAGGGTATATGCAATGAAAACATTGTATTCTAATGCCTTAAATTACTGTCCTTGAAGAATAATCGTAGTAAGCTGGGGTTActtcaaaaataattcattttattcatatctTGAGTGAGGCCACGATAAAAGGAGAGGCACAAAATTGCTTTTCTTAACAGAACATGCCACAGAGAAAGTCCAGGAGAGAATATTCTTTGCAAATTCTCTGAAAAGAGAAGGTAACTACAAGGTAACATTGCTTTCCAAATCTGGACTATTGAAAAGTGAGAGTTGCTGAATGGCAACGACCATCTCCTTGATCTTACGAATAAGCTCTTCTTTGCTTGCACAGGCCTCAGTGCACTCTCCAATCATGGACTGGATGCCCCTAGCCCCATTAGAATTCTCCATTCCCCATTCTTGTACACTTCAAAGGGAGATGTTAAAGGCATGGTCTATATGGTCTCTCTGTGTCCTTGCTGAACTATATATGGAGAAACCGTTTCTACAATTGCAACGCACGCCTTCCCACATGAAACAAGATCACAGGAGTGGGATTGTCACTTGAACTCCACCCCTGCTAAATCTCCTCCATGAAAAACAAAAGGTTGACCGAACATCATCATTTGGACATTAAAGTGAGATTTCACTGGGAATCTAAGCTGTGAGATGGGAAGATTTAGACTACAGTCTTAGGATTGCCTGTGGAACGGTGGTCTGGCAGCACGTGCCCAGTTAAACCACAGGCTGTGGAGTCAAGAGTCTAGGCATCCACACACAGTGCTTTTCTAAGGAGATGGCGACAACCAAAACTAAACCGTACAGTCGCAATGGTACTACACAGGACTGCGATGGTGGCTTAGCGCGGTTGGCCTACCACGGCTGGGAGGGAGCAGTAAGAAGTCTCCTCCAGCTTTATCACATTTGTCGATATCGTGGAATAGATGagagtatttttttattgtatcacCTAAGAAGagaaattgtttgtttttttttaagatttttaaaatttatttgagagaggagagagagcacacaagctggggaagaggcagagggagagggagaagcaggctccccactgagcagggagcccgatgcgggactcgatcccaggaccctgggatcatgacctgagccgaaggcagttgcttaaccgactgagccacccaggcatccctaaaaagagaaattgtatgaaaaataataagagaGGGTAGATGATGGATCCATTAAAGTCATCAAGAATAATACCCTTCCCAGTTCtaagatctatttttttcttaaaggtattttctaaatgtttagaaACTTctggttgatttttgttttcagtctttttataAGTAAGTATatctttgaatattctttttcctcACTTCTGGCTTTTGTACTTGAACAGAGCAGTTGAATAGATCTAGGATATATATGCTAAGATGTGTATGAAGGCTCGGCtgccaaaatacaaaataaggacTTACCTAGAAAGCATACGGAGGCTTGTAGAGGAGTAAGTAAAGTCTGGAATCAGAAACAGAActagcagaataaaaaaaaaaaaaagaaaagaaaaagaaaaaacaaaaaaaagccagCAACAACTGAAAGTCAACAGTGCTCCAGAAGGAGGCAGCAGGGGTGATAATGAACTCTATCGGAGGCTAGGAAATCGGAGCTCTGGGTCTCTGTAAAACTGCCTGTGTGATTCAGTCTTTTCTTACATACGTGACTGAGAGGTCTGATCCACCGGGAATGTTTGACCCGTGAATGTCCAGACCACATTCATCGGGTGTTTGTTCACCTAGTATTCTGTAGCCATATTGCAGGCGGTGCCTTTAGGTATAGTGAGGGATAGGAGAGTACATAGCTGATTACAGTACCTTCTGATCCTCCTGTACTATCAGAGATGGTGATTTGGAAGCTCCAGAGCCCTACCTCAGTTCAACCTGAATTTAAATCTGGCAGTACATCCCTTAGCCCATAATGAGGGACAGCCTGGCTCTGGCAGCAGATTTTCTTGGGTATAGATTCCAGATCCATTACTTAGTTGCCTCCTAATCCTGAGAAAGATATTTAACCTCTGTAAGTATTCAAGCTCTAGTAAAAGATCCTGTCCCTGCCCTGATCAAAACCCTCTAAGAGCTCCCCATCTCAAGTAGAATAAAATCTATCCTCCTTTTTCGGCTGACAAGGTCCCTGGTGATCTGGCCCTTGCTTATGTCACTCTGATGTATTCTCTTCGTTACCGCTATGCTAACTTATCTTTGAGTTTACTTTTCGTCTGCCTCTCTCTACTATTTCCTCTGCATCAAACAGCAGAGACTGAGTCTATTTTATTTGTTGCTGTAGCCACAgatcctagaacagtgcctggtacaagtAAGCACTCATAACCACTTGTTTATTGAGTGAATAAGTACATACCATGACATGCGAAGCACGTCGTACAGGGCCTAATAAGTGGTAAACCCACTGTAATTGTTGCTGCTGCTGCCATTATTATCTGTTTCTTATATTAGGCTTCCGCCTATgatttcaattagcaataatcacgCCTCGGATAAAGCTCATTGGCTACCACCTATGATCTCATTTGGAAAAAAGGTTGCTAccaaaaagtacttttaaattttgtatactGGAGTATAATTGACCTTTGAACAACGTGAGGCCAACACCCCACACAGTCGAAAATCCACATTTTTGACTTTTGACTCCGCCAGAACTTAacaactaatagcctactgttgaccagaagccttacctaTAACATAGTCGATTAACACGTATTTGGTGtctgtattatatactgcattcttacaataaagtaagaaaagaggaaatgttgttaagaaaatcataaggaaaagaaaatccactGATAGTCCTggactgtatttactgaaaaaaaaatccgcATATTAAGTGGGTCCACGTGGTTCaaacctgtgctgttcaaggCCCTGCCGTATACATGTATCAGAACATCATGTTGTGCACTTTAAAGATATACAATTTTTATGTCAATGATCTCTCAGTAAAGTTGTTTAAAGAATTAGTACACTACTGAGAGAAATGTAATCCCATTTGAAAAAATAGTCTCCGTTCCAAATTCTTCATAGTAAAATGAGGgcagattttaaaatacactgcTTACTTCTTCTGGCTTGTGTGTAGATGAGCTTTTGTCCACAACTGCAAAAGCAAGCAGGCCCAGAAGGGGAGGTCCATTCACTGcacttttcatttttaccttAGGTCAAGTCGCCCTATCAAAGAGGCAGGGAGAACTGAATTTAATCAACTCAAATAAGATTTACCTCCGTCCTCCTTAAAAAGGCAAAGCCAAAAACGTGGTAACTAGCAAGAATGCTAACACTGTATTTTATTGCCGTTTGTATTCCAGGTGTTGCCACATCTGCAAACTTCCTGGACGAGTGATGGGCATTCGAGTGCTTCGTTTCTCTTTGGTGGTCATCCTTGTGCTGCTCCTCGTAGCCGGGGCTTTGACCACTTTACTTCCAAATATCAAGGAAGACAAGATGCTCACTTTGCGTAGGGAAATAAAATCCCAGGGCAAATCCGCCCTGGATTCCTTTACTCTAATAATGCAGACATACAACAGAACAGATCTCTTACTGAGACTCTTAAATCATTATCAGGCCGTGCCGTATCTGCATAAAGTGATTGTGGTGTGGAACAACGTTGGGGAGAAGGG
Proteins encoded in this region:
- the EXTL2 gene encoding exostosin-like 2 isoform X4, which translates into the protein MRCCHICKLPGRVMGIRVLRFSLVVILVLLLVAGALTTLLPNIKEDKMLTLRREIKSQGKSALDSFTLIMQTYNRTDLLLRLLNHYQAVPYLHKVIVVWNNVGEKGPEELWNSLGPHPVPVIFKLQTTNRMRNRLQVFPELETNAVLMVDDDTLISAQDLVFAFSVWQPSMEPHSSS